One genomic window of Elaeis guineensis isolate ETL-2024a chromosome 2, EG11, whole genome shotgun sequence includes the following:
- the LOC105057316 gene encoding homocysteine S-methyltransferase 2 isoform X1 gives MGFATTDPWALMRAFLREAGGCAVIDGGLATELEANGADLNDPLWSAKCLINSPHLIRKVHLDYLEAGANVLITASYQATIQGFQSKGISREESEDLLRKSVEIACEARDVFQKEYSKDSHNVEDNEATYRQQPILVAASIGSYGAFLADGSEYSGDYGEAVTLETLKDFHRRRLQVLADAGADLIAFETIPNKIEAQAYAELLEENNIKIPAWFSFNSKDGVNVVSGDSLIECASIANSCRRVVAVGINCTPPRFIHGLILSIQKVTDKPILVYPNSGERYDADKKEWVVSSGVSDGDFVSYVSKWREAGASLIGGCCRTTPNTIRAISRALHKQYDDPQTSVP, from the exons ATGGGATTCGCGACAACGGATCCATGGGCGCTGATGCGAGCATTCCTGCGGGAGGCCGGGGGGTGCGCCGTCATCGACGGTGGGCTGGCGACGGAGCTCGAAGCCAACGGCGCTGATCTCAACGACCCCCTCTGGAGCGCCAAGTGCCTCATCAACTCCCCCCATCTCATCAGGAAG GTTCATTTAGACTACCTTGAAGCAGGTGCAAATGTTTTGATTACAGCATCTTATCAG GCTACCATTCAGGGATTTcaatccaaaggtatttctaggGAAGAAAGTGAGGATTTATTGCGTAAAAGTGTTGAAATTGCTTGTGAAGCACGTGATGTATTCCAGAAGGAGTATTCTAAAGATTCTCATAATGTTGAAGACAATGAAGCCACATACAGGCAACAACCCATTTTGGTGGCAGCCTCCATAGGAAGCTATGGAGCATTTTTAGCAGATGGTTCTGAATATAG TGGAGACTATGGTGAAGCAGTTACCCTGGAAACTTTGAAAGATTTTCATAGGAGAAGACTTCAGGTGCTTGCAGATGCAGGTGCTGATCTGATTGCTTTTGAAAcaatcccaaataaaatagaagCTCAG GCATATGCTGAGCTTCTTGAGGAAAATAATATAAAGATTCCAGCTTGGTTTTCTTTTAACTCGAAGGATGGAGTGAATGTGGTAAGTGGAGATTCATTAATTGAGTGTGCCTCTATTGCCAATTCATGTAGAAGGGTTGTTGCTGTCGGAATCAACTGCACTCCTCCAAGATTTATTCATGGGCTAATACTTTCTATTCAGAAG GTTACGGATAAACCAATTCTAGTCTATCCAAACAGTGGAGAGAGATATGATGCTGATAAAAAAGAATGGGTG GTGTCCAGCGGAGTTTCAGATGGAGATTTTGTGTCTTATGTTAGCAAATGGCGTGAAGCTGGAGCTTCTCTCATCGGAGGTTGTTGCAGGACAACTCCAAATACCATCAGAGCCATATCAAGGGCTCTTCACAAGCAATATGATGATCCGCAAACGTCTGTACCATAA
- the LOC105057316 gene encoding homocysteine S-methyltransferase 2 isoform X2, translating into MGFATTDPWALMRAFLREAGGCAVIDGGLATELEANGADLNDPLWSAKCLINSPHLIRKVHLDYLEAGANVLITASYQATIQGFQSKGISREESEDLLRKSVEIACEARDVFQKEYSKDSHNVEDNEATYRQQPILVAASIGSYGAFLADGSEYSGDYGEAVTLETLKDFHRRRLQVLADAGADLIAFETIPNKIEAQAYAELLEENNIKIPAWFSFNSKDGVNVVSGDSLIECASIANSCRRVVAVGINCTPPRFIHGLILSIQKVTDKPILVYPNSGERYDADKKEWVGWLSKSLFARRQ; encoded by the exons ATGGGATTCGCGACAACGGATCCATGGGCGCTGATGCGAGCATTCCTGCGGGAGGCCGGGGGGTGCGCCGTCATCGACGGTGGGCTGGCGACGGAGCTCGAAGCCAACGGCGCTGATCTCAACGACCCCCTCTGGAGCGCCAAGTGCCTCATCAACTCCCCCCATCTCATCAGGAAG GTTCATTTAGACTACCTTGAAGCAGGTGCAAATGTTTTGATTACAGCATCTTATCAG GCTACCATTCAGGGATTTcaatccaaaggtatttctaggGAAGAAAGTGAGGATTTATTGCGTAAAAGTGTTGAAATTGCTTGTGAAGCACGTGATGTATTCCAGAAGGAGTATTCTAAAGATTCTCATAATGTTGAAGACAATGAAGCCACATACAGGCAACAACCCATTTTGGTGGCAGCCTCCATAGGAAGCTATGGAGCATTTTTAGCAGATGGTTCTGAATATAG TGGAGACTATGGTGAAGCAGTTACCCTGGAAACTTTGAAAGATTTTCATAGGAGAAGACTTCAGGTGCTTGCAGATGCAGGTGCTGATCTGATTGCTTTTGAAAcaatcccaaataaaatagaagCTCAG GCATATGCTGAGCTTCTTGAGGAAAATAATATAAAGATTCCAGCTTGGTTTTCTTTTAACTCGAAGGATGGAGTGAATGTGGTAAGTGGAGATTCATTAATTGAGTGTGCCTCTATTGCCAATTCATGTAGAAGGGTTGTTGCTGTCGGAATCAACTGCACTCCTCCAAGATTTATTCATGGGCTAATACTTTCTATTCAGAAG GTTACGGATAAACCAATTCTAGTCTATCCAAACAGTGGAGAGAGATATGATGCTGATAAAAAAGAATGGGTG GGCTGGCTGAGCAAGAGTCTGTTTGCAAGAAGACAGTAG